One segment of Geomonas ferrireducens DNA contains the following:
- the typA gene encoding translational GTPase TypA, with the protein MQEKIRNIAIIAHVDHGKTTLVDAMLKQSGVFRENEAITERVMDSNDLEKERGITILAKNLSIHHGDYKINIVDTPGHADFGGEVERVLKMVDSVLLLVDALDGPMPQTRFVLKKSLDLGLKPIVVINKVDRPGARPAEVVDMVFDLFCELQASDAQLDFAICYTSAKMGYAMREMEHPSDNMEPLFELIKDNVHPPEGNPDAPFQLLVTNIDYNDYIGRIATGKIFNGKVASGETVALIKRDGTISKGRVTKLLGYEGLKQVEIAEAFTGDIVTIAGFTEVGIGETLAAADNPMPLPYVAIDEPTLSMNFIVNSSPFAGREGKLVTSRNIRERLDRELRTNVSLRVANTANADTFQVSGRGELHLSILIENMRREGFEMAVSKPEVIMRMVEGVRHEPMEYLVVDVPSEYQGAIIERMGPRKGEMVSMNPMGETVRLEFIVPARGLIGIRGEFLTETRGTAVITHTFHNYAPYKGEIPGRKNGVLIAMEQGETTAYSLDALQPRGILFLGAGVEVYGGMIIGQHAKDNDLEVNPCKGKKLTNVRASGSDDAIKLTPPRNLTLEQALEFIDEDELVEVTPVSIRLRKKELDPTKRKRAGRA; encoded by the coding sequence ATGCAGGAGAAGATCAGAAACATCGCCATCATCGCCCACGTCGACCACGGCAAGACCACCCTCGTGGACGCCATGCTGAAACAGTCCGGGGTGTTCAGGGAGAATGAGGCGATCACCGAGCGCGTGATGGATTCCAACGACCTGGAGAAGGAGCGCGGCATCACCATCCTCGCCAAGAACCTCTCCATCCACCACGGCGACTACAAGATCAACATCGTCGACACTCCGGGCCATGCCGACTTCGGCGGCGAGGTTGAGCGTGTACTGAAGATGGTCGACTCCGTGCTGCTTCTGGTGGACGCCCTCGACGGGCCGATGCCGCAGACCCGCTTCGTACTGAAGAAATCCCTCGACCTCGGCCTCAAGCCGATCGTCGTCATCAACAAGGTCGACCGCCCTGGCGCGCGTCCTGCCGAGGTCGTCGACATGGTGTTCGACCTCTTCTGCGAACTGCAGGCCTCCGACGCCCAGCTCGACTTCGCAATCTGCTACACGAGCGCCAAGATGGGTTACGCGATGCGCGAGATGGAGCATCCCTCCGACAACATGGAGCCGCTCTTCGAGCTCATCAAGGACAACGTTCATCCCCCCGAGGGGAACCCGGACGCACCCTTCCAGCTCCTCGTCACCAACATCGACTACAACGACTACATCGGGCGCATCGCCACCGGCAAGATCTTCAACGGCAAGGTGGCCTCCGGTGAAACCGTCGCCCTCATCAAGCGCGACGGCACCATCTCCAAGGGGCGCGTCACCAAGCTTCTGGGTTACGAAGGGCTGAAACAGGTTGAAATCGCGGAGGCCTTCACCGGCGACATCGTCACCATCGCGGGCTTCACCGAGGTGGGGATCGGCGAGACCCTCGCCGCTGCCGACAACCCGATGCCGCTTCCCTACGTGGCGATCGACGAGCCGACCCTCTCCATGAACTTCATCGTCAACTCCTCCCCCTTCGCCGGCCGCGAGGGTAAGCTGGTGACCTCGAGGAACATCCGCGAGCGTCTGGACCGCGAGCTTAGGACCAACGTCTCGCTGAGGGTCGCCAACACCGCGAACGCAGACACCTTCCAGGTCTCCGGGCGCGGCGAGCTGCACCTCTCCATCCTGATCGAGAACATGCGCCGCGAAGGCTTCGAGATGGCGGTCTCCAAGCCCGAGGTCATCATGCGCATGGTGGAGGGCGTGAGGCACGAGCCGATGGAATACCTCGTGGTGGACGTCCCCTCCGAGTACCAAGGTGCCATCATCGAAAGGATGGGTCCCAGGAAGGGCGAGATGGTCTCCATGAACCCGATGGGGGAGACGGTGCGCCTCGAATTCATCGTCCCCGCTCGCGGCCTGATCGGCATCAGGGGCGAGTTCCTGACCGAGACCCGCGGCACCGCTGTGATCACCCATACCTTCCACAACTACGCCCCCTACAAGGGTGAGATCCCGGGCCGCAAGAACGGCGTCCTCATCGCCATGGAGCAGGGTGAGACCACGGCCTACTCGCTCGACGCGCTGCAGCCGCGCGGCATCCTCTTCCTCGGTGCGGGTGTCGAGGTGTACGGCGGCATGATCATCGGGCAGCACGCGAAAGACAACGACCTCGAGGTCAACCCCTGCAAGGGTAAGAAGCTCACCAACGTGCGCGCCTCCGGCAGCGACGATGCCATCAAGCTCACGCCGCCGCGCAACCTCACCCTGGAGCAGGCGCTGGAGTTCATCGACGAGGACGAACTGGTAGAGGTGACCCCTGTCTCCATCCGCCTGAGGAAAAAGGAACTCGATCCCACCAAGCGCAAGCGCGCCGGCAGGGCCTGA
- a CDS encoding tetratricopeptide repeat protein codes for MYNLLISAGAAVAVFLIVSLAAGFQYWWAALLGAMIVFTACFVLIARSVTKKLEVLMEGAMKDIQAQRFEKGIRDLKSALRYAKWQIYVESQINSSIGMVYFVRREFATAFPYLEKGFFKNWVTMGMLGVTYMKRNKHDKMKETFDKAIMATPKESLLYALYAYCLNEIGENVKACEIAAKGLSKLPGDENLKLNLELLREGKKMKMKGYGEMWLQFHLESLAAIQKQQMAAMGGRRRIIRK; via the coding sequence ATGTACAACCTTCTCATTTCCGCAGGCGCAGCTGTCGCAGTTTTCCTCATCGTTTCCCTCGCCGCCGGCTTCCAGTACTGGTGGGCCGCGCTTTTGGGCGCCATGATCGTCTTCACCGCCTGCTTCGTCCTCATCGCCCGCAGCGTGACGAAAAAGCTCGAGGTTCTCATGGAGGGGGCCATGAAGGATATCCAGGCGCAGCGCTTCGAGAAGGGTATTCGCGACCTGAAGTCCGCCCTGCGCTACGCGAAGTGGCAGATCTACGTGGAGAGCCAGATCAACTCCTCCATCGGCATGGTCTACTTCGTGCGCCGCGAGTTCGCCACCGCGTTCCCGTACCTGGAGAAAGGGTTCTTCAAAAACTGGGTCACCATGGGGATGCTCGGCGTCACCTACATGAAGCGCAACAAGCACGACAAGATGAAGGAGACCTTCGACAAGGCGATCATGGCGACCCCCAAGGAGTCGCTCCTCTACGCCCTCTACGCCTACTGCTTGAACGAGATCGGCGAGAACGTGAAGGCGTGCGAGATCGCCGCCAAGGGCTTGTCGAAGCTCCCCGGCGACGAGAACCTGAAGCTCAACCTGGAGCTTCTGCGCGAAGGTAAGAAGATGAAGATGAAGGGGTACGGCGAGATGTGGCTTCAGTTCCACCTGGAGAGCCTGGCCGCGATCCAGAAACAGCAGATGGCCGCCATGGGCGGCCGGCGCCGTATCATCAGAAAATAG
- a CDS encoding lytic transglycosylase domain-containing protein, which produces MIKVTLLILALLLPCTALAAPALPAPGSGRAELQTQQLASADLALSKGLGLTAADFQDDDDLTDDPDDFELKLPEMELPDSDIPLTFNSKVEYFTRYFQGPGRGAFAKWLSRSERYIPMMKTVLKKEGLPEDLVYLAMIESGFLPHAVSVAAAVGPWQFMPATGKRYSLRIDYWMDERRDPLKATVAAALYLKELYALFNNDWYLAAAGYNAGENKILRAINMYNTRDFWEISKGSYLARETKDYVPKLLAAAIIAKEPAKYGFADVAYLPPIDFDQVSVPTRTDLDVMSKVCNVPMQNLRELNPELRRGTTPPDYPGYLLKVPKGSGATCQEAYAKIPEGERFVERVKNVQYRAKKRDTLDSIAKRFKTTPQAIAELNNLGKKKLKLHGKVLTVPVQLASADVASHAAKPPHVEAKAEVKAEAKAELKAEVKEVHKYYTVKKGDTLTSLARRFNVTARLLSAWNNLKTRVALKPGKRIIVAKYQKKGSLAKDEG; this is translated from the coding sequence ATGATTAAAGTCACCCTGCTCATACTCGCACTTTTGTTGCCTTGCACCGCCCTTGCGGCACCCGCGCTACCGGCGCCGGGTTCCGGGCGTGCGGAACTTCAGACGCAGCAACTCGCCTCCGCCGACCTCGCCCTTTCCAAGGGGCTCGGCCTCACCGCCGCCGATTTCCAGGATGATGACGATCTTACCGATGACCCGGACGACTTCGAGCTGAAGCTCCCCGAGATGGAGCTGCCGGATTCCGACATCCCCCTTACCTTCAATTCCAAGGTCGAATATTTCACCCGTTACTTCCAGGGACCCGGTCGGGGCGCCTTCGCCAAGTGGCTTTCCAGGAGCGAGCGCTACATCCCGATGATGAAGACGGTGCTCAAGAAGGAGGGGCTTCCCGAGGACCTGGTCTACCTTGCCATGATCGAAAGCGGCTTCCTGCCGCACGCGGTCTCCGTGGCGGCCGCGGTGGGCCCCTGGCAGTTCATGCCGGCCACCGGCAAGCGTTATTCCCTGCGCATCGACTACTGGATGGACGAAAGGCGCGACCCCCTGAAGGCGACCGTCGCCGCGGCGCTCTATCTGAAAGAACTTTACGCCCTCTTCAACAACGACTGGTACCTCGCCGCAGCCGGGTACAACGCGGGCGAGAACAAGATCCTGCGCGCCATCAACATGTACAACACCCGGGACTTCTGGGAAATCTCCAAGGGGAGCTACCTGGCCCGGGAGACCAAGGACTACGTGCCGAAGCTTCTGGCCGCCGCGATCATCGCCAAGGAGCCGGCGAAATACGGTTTCGCCGACGTCGCCTATCTCCCCCCCATCGACTTCGACCAGGTTTCCGTCCCCACGCGCACCGACCTCGACGTGATGTCCAAGGTCTGCAACGTGCCGATGCAGAACCTCCGGGAGCTGAACCCGGAACTGCGCCGCGGCACCACGCCGCCGGACTACCCGGGGTACCTTCTGAAGGTCCCAAAGGGGAGCGGCGCCACCTGCCAGGAGGCGTACGCCAAGATCCCCGAGGGGGAGCGCTTTGTCGAGCGCGTGAAGAACGTCCAGTACCGGGCGAAGAAGCGCGACACCCTGGATTCCATAGCAAAACGCTTCAAGACCACGCCGCAGGCCATCGCCGAGCTGAACAACCTGGGCAAGAAGAAACTCAAGTTGCACGGCAAGGTGCTGACCGTGCCGGTGCAGCTGGCCTCGGCCGACGTTGCCTCCCATGCCGCGAAGCCGCCCCATGTCGAGGCTAAGGCTGAAGTAAAGGCCGAGGCGAAGGCCGAGCTCAAGGCCGAGGTGAAGGAAGTCCACAAGTACTACACCGTGAAAAAGGGAGACACCCTGACCTCGCTCGCCAGGAGGTTCAACGTCACGGCCCGCCTGCTCTCGGCCTGGAACAACCTGAAGACCAGGGTCGCCCTCAAGCCGGGCAAGCGCATCATCGTGGCCAAGTACCAGAAGAAGGGGAGCCTGGCCAAGGACGAGGGATAG
- a CDS encoding DUF362 domain-containing protein, with product MYQVSLQRVARYEREEVEEGLARLLEPLGGMERYVKPGERVLIKPNLLSAKPPEAAVTTHPEVLRAVILAVQHAGGIALVGDSPGVGSGRRVAERSGMMRVIEETGAEFVPFEESATVGGTGTFREFELARPYLEADRLINLPKLKTHEMMTMTCCVKNLFGAVVGTRKAAWHLKAGADKELFARMLIEVYMLREPDLNIVDAVVAMEGDGPGSGDPCEVGLLMAGDNAVAVDQVAAEVAGIPKKLLYLESAARNMGLPGSKREEVAVTGADPATALARPLRLPHLSDVQFGLPRFLKNRLRHQFTSRPEVAPEKCELCGICVKACPPEAIRVQGGRLRFDYQRCIRCFCCRELCPHAALTLKDGFLLRLMKKSGRSL from the coding sequence ATGTACCAGGTGTCGCTGCAAAGGGTGGCGCGGTATGAACGGGAAGAGGTGGAAGAAGGACTCGCGCGCCTGCTCGAACCGTTAGGGGGGATGGAGCGTTACGTGAAGCCGGGCGAGCGGGTACTGATCAAGCCGAACCTCCTCTCGGCGAAGCCCCCTGAGGCGGCGGTCACCACCCACCCCGAGGTGCTGCGCGCCGTCATCCTCGCCGTGCAGCATGCAGGCGGCATCGCGCTCGTCGGTGATTCACCCGGCGTGGGAAGCGGCAGGCGCGTCGCCGAGCGCTCCGGCATGATGCGCGTCATCGAGGAGACCGGGGCGGAGTTCGTTCCCTTCGAGGAAAGCGCGACGGTCGGCGGAACGGGGACCTTCCGGGAGTTCGAACTCGCCCGCCCCTACCTCGAAGCGGACCGCCTGATCAACCTCCCGAAGCTGAAGACGCACGAGATGATGACCATGACCTGCTGCGTGAAGAACCTTTTCGGCGCCGTGGTCGGGACCCGGAAGGCGGCCTGGCACCTGAAGGCGGGGGCGGACAAGGAACTCTTCGCGCGGATGCTTATCGAGGTATATATGCTGCGCGAGCCGGACCTGAACATCGTCGACGCGGTGGTGGCGATGGAGGGGGACGGGCCGGGTAGCGGGGACCCCTGCGAGGTGGGGCTTTTGATGGCGGGGGACAACGCGGTGGCCGTGGACCAGGTCGCCGCCGAGGTTGCGGGGATCCCGAAGAAGCTCCTCTACCTGGAGAGCGCCGCGCGCAACATGGGGCTCCCGGGATCCAAGCGGGAGGAGGTCGCCGTCACCGGTGCGGACCCCGCGACTGCGCTCGCGCGCCCCTTGCGCCTTCCCCATCTCTCCGACGTCCAGTTCGGCCTGCCCCGGTTTTTGAAAAACCGGCTGCGTCACCAGTTCACCTCGCGGCCCGAGGTGGCGCCTGAGAAGTGCGAACTCTGCGGCATCTGCGTCAAGGCGTGCCCCCCGGAGGCGATCCGGGTGCAGGGGGGACGGCTGCGCTTTGACTACCAGCGCTGCATCCGCTGTTTCTGCTGCCGAGAACTCTGCCCCCATGCCGCGCTCACCTTGAAAGACGGCTTCCTCCTTCGGCTCATGAAGAAGTCGGGGCGCTCCCTCTAG